One stretch of Micromonospora echinospora DNA includes these proteins:
- the pflA gene encoding pyruvate formate-lyase-activating protein — MNGRPPAPPEVAPAAPGCVAGAVHSWDTSVGVDGPGTRFVVFLAGCPLRCRYCHSPDTWYGRSGRRRTVDEMVTLATRYRRFIQVAGGGVTVSGGEPLLQPAFTGELLRRCHDLGLHTALDTSGFLGVRADDALLDATDLVLLDVKAGNPQTYRRVTGTGRLAPTLRFAQRLADRGTPMWIRYVLVPGLTDAVDEVERVADIAAGLATVQRVEVLPFHRLGAHKYAELGLTFPLADTEPPDADLLARVRGQFTARGLTVT; from the coding sequence GTGAACGGCCGCCCGCCCGCGCCGCCGGAGGTTGCTCCGGCGGCGCCGGGGTGTGTCGCCGGCGCGGTGCACTCCTGGGACACGTCGGTCGGGGTGGACGGGCCGGGCACCCGGTTCGTCGTCTTCCTGGCCGGCTGCCCGCTGCGCTGCCGCTACTGCCACAGCCCGGACACCTGGTACGGGCGTAGCGGCCGGCGCCGCACTGTGGACGAGATGGTCACGCTCGCCACCCGGTACCGCCGGTTCATCCAGGTCGCGGGCGGCGGCGTCACTGTGAGCGGCGGGGAGCCGCTGCTGCAACCGGCGTTCACCGGCGAGCTGCTGCGCCGCTGCCACGACCTCGGCCTGCACACCGCGCTGGACACCTCCGGCTTCCTCGGCGTACGCGCCGACGACGCGCTGCTGGACGCCACCGACCTGGTACTGCTCGACGTCAAGGCGGGCAACCCGCAGACGTACCGCCGGGTCACCGGCACCGGCCGGCTCGCGCCGACGCTGCGGTTCGCGCAGCGGCTGGCCGACCGGGGTACGCCGATGTGGATCCGGTACGTGCTGGTGCCCGGGCTGACCGACGCGGTCGACGAGGTGGAGCGGGTGGCCGACATCGCGGCCGGGCTGGCCACCGTGCAGCGCGTGGAGGTGCTGCCGTTCCACCGGCTCGGCGCGCACAAGTACGCCGAGCTGGGGCTGACCTTCCCGCTGGCTGACACCGAGCCGCCGGACGCCGACCTGCTGGCCCGGGTACGCGGCCAGTTCACCGCGCGCGGCCTCACCGTCACCTGA
- the pflB gene encoding formate C-acetyltransferase — protein MTVTEALAPWRGFHAGAWQETVDVADFVRHNHDPYTGDASFLTGPTPRTLAVWDRLREMFGEERRRGVYDVDAATPSAITSHAPGYIDRERELIVGLQTDAPLRRAIMPAGGLRMVETALRAYGREPDPRVHEIFTRYRRTHNDAVFDAYPEDVLAARRSHVITGLPDAYGRGRIIGDYRRVALYGVDRLIEERRTLKAALDGRRSTDDVIRDREELAEQIRALGELKEMAASYGFDISRPAVTGAQAIQWLYFAYLAATKEQNGAAMSLGRTAGFVDAYLRRDIAEGRLDERGAQELIDDFVIKLRIIRFLRTPEYDQLFSGDPTWVTESLGGMGADGRPLVTRTTFRYLQTLYNLGPAPEPNLTVLWSPRLPEGFKRFCAQVSLDTSAIQYENDELIRPAYDDDTAIACCVSAMRVGRDMQFFGARANLAKALLYAINGGRDELSGAQVAPPAAPVGSETLDYDEVLAAYDRTLDWLAQTYVDALNVIHHQHDRYAYERLEMALHDHPVRRFMATGIAGLSVAVDSLSAIRYGRVKVLRDETGMAVDYAVEGEFPTYGNDDDRADEIAVWLVETFAEKLRRQRTYRDAELTMSVLTITSNVVYGKHTGNTPDGRRAGEPFAPGANPMNGRDTHGLVASALSVAKLPYDAARDGISLTGTVTPDGLGHTRDERIANLAGVLDGYTDAGGFHLNVNVLDRATLLDAMAHPERYPQLTVRVSGYAVNFVRLTAEQQRDVVSRTFHGSL, from the coding sequence ATGACAGTCACCGAAGCCCTGGCCCCCTGGCGCGGATTCCACGCCGGAGCGTGGCAGGAGACAGTCGACGTGGCCGACTTCGTCCGCCACAACCACGATCCGTACACCGGGGACGCGTCGTTCCTCACCGGACCGACGCCGCGCACCCTCGCGGTGTGGGACCGGCTGCGGGAGATGTTCGGCGAGGAGCGGCGGCGCGGCGTGTACGACGTCGACGCGGCCACCCCGTCGGCGATCACCTCGCACGCCCCCGGGTACATCGACCGGGAGCGGGAGCTGATCGTCGGGTTGCAGACCGACGCGCCGCTGCGGCGGGCGATCATGCCGGCCGGCGGGCTGCGGATGGTGGAGACCGCGCTGCGTGCGTACGGGCGCGAACCGGACCCGCGCGTGCACGAGATCTTCACCCGGTACCGCCGTACGCACAACGACGCGGTCTTCGACGCGTACCCGGAGGACGTGCTGGCCGCACGGCGCTCGCACGTCATCACCGGGCTGCCCGACGCGTACGGGCGCGGGCGGATCATCGGCGACTACCGCCGGGTCGCGCTGTACGGCGTGGACCGGCTGATCGAGGAGCGCCGGACGCTCAAGGCGGCGCTGGACGGCCGGCGCAGCACCGACGACGTGATCCGCGACCGGGAGGAACTGGCCGAGCAGATCCGCGCGCTCGGCGAGCTCAAGGAGATGGCCGCCTCGTACGGCTTCGACATCTCCCGCCCGGCCGTCACGGGCGCGCAGGCGATCCAGTGGCTCTACTTCGCCTACCTGGCCGCCACGAAGGAGCAGAACGGCGCCGCGATGTCGCTCGGCCGCACCGCCGGGTTCGTCGACGCCTACCTGCGGCGGGACATCGCCGAGGGGCGGCTGGACGAGAGGGGCGCGCAGGAGCTGATCGACGACTTCGTGATCAAGCTGCGGATCATCCGCTTCCTGCGCACCCCCGAGTACGACCAGCTGTTCTCCGGCGACCCCACCTGGGTCACCGAGTCGCTCGGCGGAATGGGCGCGGACGGCCGCCCGCTGGTCACCCGCACCACGTTCCGCTACCTGCAGACGCTCTACAACCTCGGCCCGGCCCCGGAGCCGAACCTGACGGTGCTCTGGTCGCCCCGCCTGCCCGAGGGGTTCAAGCGGTTCTGCGCCCAGGTGTCGCTGGACACCAGCGCCATCCAGTACGAGAACGACGAGCTGATCCGCCCGGCGTACGACGACGACACCGCCATCGCCTGCTGCGTGTCGGCCATGCGGGTCGGCCGGGACATGCAGTTCTTCGGCGCCCGGGCGAACCTGGCGAAGGCGCTGCTGTACGCGATCAACGGCGGCCGGGACGAGCTGTCCGGCGCACAGGTCGCCCCGCCGGCCGCGCCGGTCGGGAGCGAGACGCTCGACTACGACGAGGTGCTGGCCGCGTACGACCGGACGCTAGACTGGCTCGCGCAGACGTACGTGGACGCGCTGAACGTGATCCACCACCAGCACGACAGGTACGCGTACGAGCGGCTGGAGATGGCGCTGCACGACCACCCGGTGCGCCGCTTCATGGCAACCGGCATCGCCGGCCTGTCGGTAGCCGTGGACAGCCTGTCGGCCATCCGGTACGGCCGGGTCAAGGTGCTGCGCGACGAGACCGGCATGGCAGTCGACTACGCGGTCGAGGGCGAGTTCCCGACGTACGGCAACGACGACGACCGGGCCGACGAGATCGCGGTGTGGCTGGTCGAGACGTTCGCGGAGAAGCTGCGCCGCCAGCGCACGTACCGCGACGCGGAGCTGACCATGTCGGTGCTCACCATCACCTCGAACGTGGTGTACGGCAAGCACACCGGCAACACGCCGGACGGCCGGCGCGCCGGTGAGCCGTTCGCGCCCGGGGCGAACCCGATGAACGGCCGGGACACCCACGGACTGGTCGCGTCCGCGCTGTCGGTGGCGAAGCTGCCGTACGACGCGGCCCGCGACGGCATCTCGCTGACCGGCACCGTCACGCCGGACGGCCTGGGCCACACCCGCGACGAGCGGATCGCCAACCTGGCGGGGGTGCTCGACGGCTACACCGACGCCGGCGGGTTCCACCTCAACGTCAACGTGCTGGACCGGGCCACGCTGCTGGACGCGATGGCGCACCCGGAGCGGTACCCGCAGCTCACCGTCCGGGTCTCCGGGTACGCGGTGAACTTCGTCCGGCTCACCGCGGAGCAGCAGCGCGACGTGGTGTCGCGGACCTTCCACGGGTCGCTGTGA
- a CDS encoding zinc-dependent alcohol dehydrogenase: MRASVVTAFDRPMEITERPVPEAGPGEILVRIEASGLCHTDIHAARGEWPVKPTPPFVPGHEGVGLVEKVGPGVTEHAVGDRVALPWLGWACGTCSYCVTGWETLCESQRNTGYSIDGAHAEYAVASARYAVRVPDGVDPFVAAPLTCAGVTTYKAVKVAGVRPGERVAIFGIGGLGHLAQQYAQIFGAETVAVDVTAEKLDLATSLGAAHTVDAATTDPVERITALGGVDVAIVLAASPRVIEQAHLSLRRGGRLVLVSLPADNAITLPVFETVLKGITVLGSIVGTRADLAEVFALHAAGRTRVVYETRKLDEINDAVDDVLAGRVAARLVLQP; this comes from the coding sequence ATGCGCGCCAGTGTCGTCACCGCGTTCGACCGTCCGATGGAGATCACCGAGCGTCCCGTGCCGGAGGCCGGCCCGGGCGAGATCCTGGTCCGCATCGAGGCCAGCGGACTCTGCCACACCGACATCCACGCCGCTCGCGGCGAGTGGCCGGTGAAGCCCACCCCGCCGTTCGTGCCCGGTCACGAGGGCGTCGGGCTGGTCGAGAAGGTCGGTCCCGGCGTCACCGAGCACGCCGTCGGCGACCGGGTCGCGCTGCCCTGGCTCGGCTGGGCCTGCGGCACCTGCTCGTACTGCGTGACCGGCTGGGAGACGCTGTGCGAGTCGCAGCGCAACACCGGCTACAGCATCGACGGCGCGCACGCCGAGTACGCCGTGGCGTCGGCCCGCTACGCGGTCCGCGTGCCCGACGGCGTGGACCCGTTCGTGGCCGCGCCGCTGACCTGCGCCGGCGTCACCACGTACAAGGCGGTCAAGGTCGCCGGCGTACGGCCGGGCGAGCGGGTCGCGATCTTCGGCATCGGCGGCCTCGGCCACCTCGCCCAGCAGTACGCGCAGATCTTCGGCGCCGAGACGGTCGCGGTCGACGTGACCGCCGAGAAGCTGGACCTGGCCACGTCGCTGGGCGCGGCGCACACAGTCGACGCCGCCACCACCGACCCGGTCGAGCGGATCACCGCCCTGGGCGGCGTGGACGTGGCGATCGTGCTGGCCGCCAGCCCTCGGGTGATCGAGCAGGCCCACCTCTCGCTGCGCCGCGGCGGCCGGCTGGTGCTCGTGTCGCTACCGGCCGACAACGCGATCACCCTGCCCGTCTTCGAGACGGTGCTCAAGGGCATCACGGTGCTCGGCTCGATCGTCGGCACCCGTGCCGACCTGGCCGAGGTCTTCGCGCTGCACGCCGCCGGCCGCACCCGGGTCGTCTACGAGACCCGCAAGCTGGACGAGATCAACGACGCGGTGGACGACGTCCTCGCCGGCCGGGTCGCCGCCCGGCTCGTGCTCCAGCCCTGA
- the ppdK gene encoding pyruvate, phosphate dikinase yields the protein MSKYVYDFIEGDRSQADLLGGKGANLAEMTRLGLPVPPGFTVTTDACRAYLATGAPPDGLYEEINARLREVEARLDRWLGDPRDPLLLAVRSGGRYSMPGMMETILDIGLNDTTVAGLAARTGDERFAWDSYRRLIQMFGRTVHGIPADEFEHELAALRATAGPDGPSAGQLRDLVDTYKKIFARHVGHDFPQAPHEQLFLAVRAVFESWHSERARIYRRQERIPDDLGTAVNVMAMVFGNLGPDSGTGVAFTRDPATGAPGVYGDYLSDAQGEDVVAGIRNTVPLTELARLDPESFHRLREIMATLERHYRDLCDVEFTIERGKLWMLQTRVGKRTAAAAFVIAAQLAEEGLITADEALTRITGAQLAQLMFPAFDTAGAPEPLAVGVGASPGAAVGRVVFDSAAAAASTGPVILVRPETNPDDLPGMIAAVGVLTSRGGKTSHAAVVARGMGRTCVCGAEALTIDVERGEFTVGEHVVRAGEVISIDGTSGRIWLGEVPVQPSPVARYLTGELRPEADPLVAAVHRLLGHADAVRTLGVHANADTPDDARRARELGAAGIGLCRTEHMFLGERRELVERLILADGPAEVGAALDALLPLQRADFLGLLTAMDGLPVTVRLLDPPLHEFLPPLAELTARVAGAQARGEEPGHDGVLLAAVRRMHETNPMLGLRGVRLGLVVPGLFAMQVRALAEAAAQRVRAGGDPRPEIMVPLVGDVRELAAVADEARRVLAGVPGAPEIPIGTMIETPRAALTAGDIAAEARFFSFGTNDLTQMTWAFSRDDVEGAFFSTYLERGIFPVSPFESIDATGVGRLVRLAVAEGRAARPDLTVGVCGEHGGDPDSIGFFAAAGLDYVSCSPYRVPVARLAAGRAAVEARTEKSDSR from the coding sequence ATGTCGAAGTACGTCTACGACTTCATCGAAGGTGACCGCAGCCAGGCCGACCTGCTCGGCGGCAAGGGCGCCAACCTCGCCGAGATGACCCGGCTCGGGTTGCCGGTGCCGCCCGGGTTCACCGTCACCACCGACGCCTGCCGGGCGTACCTGGCCACCGGGGCGCCGCCGGACGGCCTGTACGAGGAGATCAACGCGCGGCTGCGGGAGGTCGAGGCGCGGCTGGACCGGTGGCTGGGCGACCCGCGGGACCCGCTGCTGCTGGCGGTCCGTTCCGGCGGGCGGTACTCGATGCCGGGGATGATGGAGACGATCCTCGACATCGGGCTCAACGACACCACGGTGGCGGGACTGGCCGCCCGCACCGGCGACGAGCGGTTCGCGTGGGACTCGTACCGGCGGCTGATCCAGATGTTCGGCCGCACCGTGCACGGCATCCCGGCCGACGAGTTCGAGCACGAGCTGGCCGCGCTGCGGGCCACCGCCGGACCGGACGGGCCGAGCGCCGGGCAGTTGCGCGACCTTGTCGACACGTACAAGAAGATCTTCGCCCGGCACGTCGGGCACGACTTCCCGCAGGCCCCGCACGAGCAGCTGTTCCTGGCCGTGCGCGCGGTGTTCGAGTCCTGGCACTCGGAGCGGGCCCGGATCTACCGGCGGCAGGAGCGCATCCCGGACGACCTGGGCACCGCCGTCAACGTGATGGCGATGGTGTTCGGCAACCTCGGCCCGGACTCCGGCACCGGGGTGGCGTTCACCCGCGACCCGGCCACCGGCGCCCCCGGCGTGTACGGCGACTACCTGAGCGACGCGCAGGGCGAGGACGTGGTGGCGGGCATCCGCAACACCGTGCCGCTGACCGAGCTGGCCCGGCTGGACCCGGAGAGCTTCCACCGGCTGCGGGAGATCATGGCGACGCTGGAGCGGCACTACCGCGACCTGTGCGACGTCGAGTTCACCATCGAGCGCGGGAAGCTGTGGATGCTGCAGACCCGGGTCGGCAAGCGCACCGCGGCGGCGGCGTTCGTGATCGCCGCGCAGCTGGCCGAGGAAGGGCTGATCACTGCCGACGAGGCGCTCACCCGGATCACCGGGGCGCAGCTCGCCCAGCTGATGTTCCCGGCCTTCGACACCGCCGGCGCGCCCGAGCCGCTCGCCGTCGGCGTCGGCGCCTCCCCCGGCGCCGCGGTCGGACGGGTGGTCTTCGACTCGGCCGCCGCGGCGGCGTCCACCGGCCCGGTGATCCTGGTCCGGCCGGAGACCAACCCGGACGACCTGCCCGGCATGATCGCCGCGGTCGGGGTGCTCACCTCGCGCGGCGGGAAGACGTCGCACGCCGCCGTGGTGGCCCGGGGCATGGGCCGGACCTGCGTGTGCGGGGCCGAGGCGCTGACCATCGACGTGGAGCGCGGCGAGTTCACGGTGGGCGAGCACGTGGTGCGCGCCGGCGAGGTGATCTCCATCGACGGCACCAGCGGGCGGATCTGGCTCGGCGAGGTGCCGGTGCAGCCGTCCCCGGTGGCCCGGTACCTGACCGGTGAGCTGCGGCCGGAGGCCGACCCGCTGGTCGCCGCCGTGCACCGGCTGCTCGGGCACGCCGACGCGGTGCGCACGCTCGGCGTCCACGCCAACGCCGACACCCCGGACGACGCGCGGCGCGCCCGCGAGCTGGGCGCCGCCGGGATCGGGCTGTGCCGCACCGAGCACATGTTCCTCGGCGAGCGCCGGGAGCTGGTCGAACGGCTGATCCTGGCCGACGGCCCGGCCGAGGTCGGCGCGGCGCTGGACGCGCTGCTGCCGTTGCAGCGGGCCGACTTCCTCGGGCTGCTCACCGCGATGGACGGGCTGCCGGTCACGGTCCGGCTGCTCGACCCGCCGCTGCACGAGTTCCTGCCTCCCCTTGCCGAGCTGACCGCCCGGGTGGCGGGCGCGCAGGCGCGCGGCGAGGAGCCGGGCCACGACGGCGTGCTGCTCGCGGCGGTGCGCCGGATGCACGAGACCAACCCGATGCTGGGGCTGCGCGGCGTACGGCTCGGGCTGGTGGTGCCGGGCCTGTTCGCGATGCAGGTGCGGGCGCTGGCCGAGGCGGCCGCGCAGCGGGTCCGGGCCGGCGGTGACCCGCGCCCGGAGATCATGGTGCCGCTGGTCGGCGACGTGCGGGAACTCGCCGCGGTGGCGGACGAGGCGCGGCGGGTGCTGGCCGGGGTGCCGGGTGCGCCGGAGATCCCGATCGGCACCATGATCGAGACGCCCCGGGCGGCGCTGACGGCCGGGGACATCGCCGCCGAGGCGCGCTTCTTCTCCTTCGGCACCAACGACCTGACGCAGATGACCTGGGCGTTCTCCCGCGACGACGTGGAGGGGGCGTTCTTCTCCACGTACCTGGAACGGGGGATCTTCCCGGTGTCGCCGTTCGAGAGCATCGACGCCACCGGGGTGGGCCGGCTGGTCCGCCTCGCCGTCGCCGAGGGGCGGGCGGCTCGGCCGGACCTGACCGTCGGGGTCTGCGGCGAGCACGGCGGTGACCCGGACTCGATCGGGTTCTTCGCCGCGGCCGGGCTCGACTACGTCTCCTGCTCGCCGTACCGGGTGCCGGTGGCGCGGCTGGCCGCCGGCCGGGCCGCGGTCGAGGCCCGCACCGAGAAGTCCGACTCCCGCTAG
- a CDS encoding GNAT family N-acetyltransferase, which produces MTTEVRLRPVRDDDLPMFFAHEQDPQANWMAAFGPKDPSDRAAFDAHWARIRADERIVNRTVTADGEVVGHVAAFPVDDRIEVSYWIDPGRWGRGYATAGLAALLRELPQRPVRARAAKDNAASLAVLRKCGFVVVGEDSGYAPARGAEVEEYVLELPAEGPDQAGR; this is translated from the coding sequence GTGACCACTGAGGTGCGGCTCCGCCCGGTACGCGACGACGACCTGCCGATGTTCTTCGCCCACGAGCAGGACCCGCAGGCCAACTGGATGGCGGCGTTCGGCCCGAAGGACCCGTCGGATCGGGCCGCGTTCGACGCGCACTGGGCGCGGATCCGCGCCGACGAGCGCATCGTCAACCGCACGGTCACCGCCGACGGCGAGGTGGTCGGGCATGTGGCGGCGTTCCCGGTCGACGACCGGATCGAGGTGAGCTACTGGATCGACCCGGGGCGCTGGGGGCGCGGCTACGCCACCGCCGGGCTCGCCGCGCTGTTGCGGGAGCTGCCGCAGCGGCCGGTGCGCGCCCGCGCCGCGAAGGACAACGCCGCCTCGCTGGCGGTGCTGCGCAAGTGCGGCTTCGTCGTGGTCGGCGAGGACTCGGGGTACGCCCCGGCGCGCGGCGCCGAGGTCGAGGAGTACGTGCTGGAGCTGCCCGCCGAGGGGCCTGACCAGGCAGGCCGCTAG
- a CDS encoding hemolysin family protein, with product MQSYWSQLALVGVLVILNAAFAGSEMALVSLRDSQVQRLERSGRGGRTLARLAKDPNRFLATIQIGITLAGFLASAAAAVSLARPLVPLLSAFGNAAETAAIVAVTLVLTFVTLVFGELAPKRIAMQSAERWALLVARPLDLLSSITRPAVWLLGATTDLVVRLFGLDPKAEPDEIGPDELRDIVAGNHGFTKEQRTIIAGAVEIADRQLRAVLVPRLQVFTLDSGTTAEAARLVLAATGHSRAPVVRHGGLDDAVGVIHLRDLVGVSDDRPVDEIARPPMLLPDSLPVVDALRQFKAERQHIALVVDERGAVDGIVTLEDILEEIVGEIYDETDRDLRSVRTEPDGTLVLPGTFPVHDLTDLGVELPNRPAGDYTTVAGLVLSCLGHIPTVAGEQVTVDGWELTVADVDQRAITEVHVRRRGRSDGAPDDDTADDAGDPADAPELDEARR from the coding sequence GTGCAGAGCTACTGGAGCCAGCTGGCCCTGGTCGGTGTGCTGGTGATCCTCAACGCGGCGTTCGCCGGCAGCGAGATGGCGCTGGTGTCCCTGCGGGACAGCCAGGTGCAGCGGCTGGAGCGCAGCGGCCGGGGCGGACGGACACTGGCCCGCCTCGCGAAGGACCCGAACCGGTTCCTGGCGACCATTCAGATCGGCATCACACTCGCCGGGTTCCTCGCCTCCGCCGCCGCCGCGGTGTCCCTGGCCCGGCCGCTCGTACCGCTGCTCAGCGCGTTCGGCAACGCCGCCGAGACCGCCGCCATCGTCGCGGTGACGCTGGTGCTCACGTTCGTCACGCTGGTCTTCGGCGAACTGGCGCCGAAGCGGATCGCGATGCAGTCCGCCGAGCGGTGGGCGCTGCTGGTGGCCCGCCCGCTGGACCTGCTCTCCAGCATCACCCGGCCGGCCGTCTGGTTGCTGGGCGCCACCACCGACCTGGTGGTACGCCTGTTCGGCCTGGACCCGAAGGCCGAGCCGGACGAGATCGGCCCGGACGAGCTGCGCGACATCGTGGCCGGCAACCACGGCTTCACCAAGGAACAGCGCACGATCATCGCGGGCGCGGTGGAGATCGCCGACCGGCAGTTGCGCGCGGTGCTCGTACCCCGGTTGCAGGTCTTCACGCTCGACAGCGGCACCACCGCGGAGGCCGCGCGGCTGGTCCTGGCGGCGACCGGCCACTCCCGGGCGCCGGTGGTCCGCCACGGCGGCCTGGACGACGCGGTCGGCGTCATCCACCTGCGTGACCTGGTCGGCGTCTCCGACGACCGGCCGGTCGACGAGATCGCCCGCCCGCCCATGCTGCTGCCCGACTCGCTGCCGGTGGTCGACGCGCTGCGCCAGTTCAAGGCCGAACGCCAGCACATCGCGCTCGTGGTGGACGAGCGCGGCGCGGTCGACGGGATCGTCACGCTGGAGGACATCCTGGAGGAGATCGTCGGCGAGATCTACGACGAGACCGACCGGGACCTGCGTTCCGTGCGCACCGAGCCCGACGGCACGCTGGTGCTGCCCGGCACGTTCCCGGTGCACGACCTGACCGACCTCGGCGTGGAGCTGCCGAACCGGCCGGCGGGCGACTACACCACAGTCGCCGGGCTGGTGCTGAGCTGCCTCGGGCACATCCCGACGGTGGCGGGGGAGCAGGTGACCGTGGACGGCTGGGAGCTGACGGTGGCCGACGTCGACCAGCGGGCCATCACCGAGGTGCACGTCCGCCGCCGCGGCCGCAGCGACGGCGCACCGGACGACGACACCGCGGACGACGCCGGCGACCCGGCCGACGCGCCGGAACTCGACGAGGCACGCCGCTGA
- a CDS encoding PRC-barrel domain containing protein, translating into MRAGELLGRTAYDLHGRRLGRVVDVVVRGGWPPDRLRITDVIVAGHWWTRLISRLIGPELHPSGPWLLRVVARLVGRSTHQVPADAVQLLPPVPGFPFGPPAGRR; encoded by the coding sequence ATGCGAGCGGGTGAGCTGCTCGGCCGCACCGCGTACGACCTGCACGGGCGGCGGCTCGGCCGGGTGGTGGACGTGGTGGTGCGCGGCGGGTGGCCGCCGGACCGGCTGCGGATCACCGACGTGATCGTCGCCGGGCACTGGTGGACCCGGCTCATCAGCCGCCTGATCGGCCCGGAGCTGCACCCCTCCGGTCCGTGGCTGCTGCGGGTGGTGGCCCGGCTGGTCGGGCGCAGCACCCACCAGGTGCCGGCCGACGCGGTGCAACTGCTCCCGCCGGTGCCCGGCTTCCCGTTCGGCCCGCCGGCCGGCCGCCGCTGA
- a CDS encoding NRAMP family divalent metal transporter — protein sequence MRKLFAATLGVLSAVGGFVDIGDLVAASQAGALFGMAHTWVLLIGVVGICAYAEMAGRIAAVSGRAVFDLVRERLGPRVALLNLVASWLVTVVTLAAELGGVALALQLATRVSHLFWVPLAALAVWLVLWRLRFELMERIFGLAGLALLVFAVALVALPTDWPALGQGAWQISAAGHGWPLYWFVAVALFASTVSPYEVFFFSSGGVEERWGAADLARARSNVLIGFPVGGFLALSLVAVATVAYHPSGVSLSTLDEVARPVATALGGAGLATAVLAFFAVTFGAALETGLSAAYAAAQYFGWQWGKRVRPREAARFHSVLLVGLLLGVVMLMTTVDPVRLTEYMLVLSAVVLPLTYLPILVVANDRGYLGDRVNGRWMNLLGAVFLLLIVAASAAAIPLAIMTGMGP from the coding sequence GTGAGGAAGCTGTTCGCCGCCACGCTCGGCGTGCTGTCGGCGGTCGGCGGATTCGTCGACATCGGTGACCTGGTGGCGGCCAGTCAGGCCGGCGCGCTGTTCGGCATGGCGCACACCTGGGTGCTGCTGATCGGCGTGGTCGGCATCTGCGCGTACGCGGAAATGGCCGGCCGGATCGCTGCGGTGAGCGGGCGGGCGGTGTTCGACCTGGTCCGGGAGCGCCTCGGACCACGCGTGGCGCTGCTCAACCTGGTCGCGTCGTGGCTGGTCACGGTGGTCACGCTCGCCGCGGAGCTGGGTGGGGTGGCGCTGGCGCTGCAACTGGCGACCCGGGTGAGCCACCTGTTCTGGGTGCCACTGGCCGCGCTGGCGGTCTGGCTGGTGCTGTGGCGGTTGCGGTTCGAGCTGATGGAGCGGATCTTCGGCCTGGCCGGGCTGGCGCTGCTGGTGTTCGCGGTCGCGCTGGTGGCGCTGCCGACCGACTGGCCGGCACTCGGGCAGGGCGCGTGGCAGATCAGCGCGGCGGGGCACGGCTGGCCGCTGTACTGGTTCGTGGCGGTGGCGCTGTTCGCCTCGACTGTCAGCCCGTACGAGGTGTTCTTCTTCTCCTCCGGCGGCGTCGAGGAGCGGTGGGGCGCGGCGGACCTGGCGCGGGCCCGTTCGAACGTGCTGATCGGCTTCCCGGTGGGCGGGTTCCTGGCGTTGTCGCTGGTGGCTGTGGCCACGGTGGCCTACCACCCGTCCGGGGTGTCGTTGAGCACGCTCGACGAGGTGGCGCGGCCGGTGGCCACGGCGCTGGGCGGCGCAGGCCTGGCCACGGCTGTGCTGGCGTTCTTCGCGGTGACGTTCGGCGCGGCGCTGGAGACCGGGCTGTCGGCGGCGTACGCGGCGGCGCAGTACTTCGGGTGGCAGTGGGGCAAGCGGGTCCGCCCCCGGGAGGCGGCCCGGTTCCACAGCGTCCTGCTGGTCGGTCTGCTGCTCGGTGTGGTGATGCTGATGACGACGGTGGACCCGGTGCGGCTGACCGAGTACATGCTGGTGCTGAGCGCCGTGGTGCTGCCGCTGACGTACCTGCCGATCCTGGTGGTCGCGAACGACAGGGGGTACCTCGGCGACCGGGTCAACGGGCGGTGGATGAACCTGCTCGGCGCGGTGTTCCTGCTGCTCATCGTCGCGGCCTCGGCGGCCGCGATCCCACTGGCGATCATGACGGGGATGGGGCCATGA
- a CDS encoding PaaI family thioesterase, translating to MDMPNLTGGFVALLGLTFDEVSGDRVVIRWKVRPELHQPYGIQHGGVYCSVVETAASIGGALWLGDKGNVVGVSNQTDFLRAVRDGELTAVGTPVHRGRSQQLWLVEITDADGRLVARGQVRLQNLTAS from the coding sequence GTGGACATGCCGAACCTGACCGGTGGCTTCGTGGCCCTGCTGGGCCTGACGTTCGACGAGGTCAGCGGGGACCGGGTGGTGATCCGCTGGAAGGTCCGCCCGGAGCTGCACCAGCCGTACGGGATCCAGCACGGCGGCGTCTACTGCTCGGTGGTGGAGACGGCGGCCAGCATCGGCGGCGCGCTCTGGCTGGGCGACAAGGGCAACGTCGTCGGGGTGTCGAACCAGACCGACTTCCTGCGCGCGGTGCGCGACGGTGAGCTGACCGCTGTCGGCACGCCCGTGCACCGGGGCCGCAGCCAGCAGCTCTGGCTCGTGGAGATCACCGACGCCGACGGCCGGCTGGTGGCCCGCGGTCAGGTGCGGCTGCAGAACCTCACCGCCTCCTGA